In a genomic window of Callithrix jacchus isolate 240 chromosome 22, calJac240_pri, whole genome shotgun sequence:
- the TSSK6 gene encoding testis-specific serine/threonine-protein kinase 6 has product MSGDKLLSELGYKLGRTIGEGSYSKVKVATSKKYKGTVAIKVVDRRRAPPDFVNKFLPRELSILRGVRHPHIVHVFEFIEVCNGKLYIVMEAAATDLLQAVQRNGHIPGVQARDLFTQIAGAVRYLHDHHLVHRDLKCENVLLSPDERRVKLTDFGFGRQAHGYPDLSTTYCGSAAYASPEVLLGIPYDPKKYDVWSMGVVLYVMVTGCMPFDDSDIAGLPRRQKRGVLYPEGLELSERCKALIAELLQFSPSARPSAGQVARNCWLRAGDSG; this is encoded by the coding sequence ATGTCGGGTGACAAACTCCTGAGCGAACTCGGTTATAAGCTGGGCCGCACAATTGGAGAGGGCAGCTACTCCAAGGTGAAGGTGGCCACGTCCAAGAAGTACAAGGGTACCGTGGCCATCAAGGTGGTGGACCGGCGGCGGGCGCCCCCGGACTTCGTCAACAAGTTCCTGCCGCGAGAGCTGTCCATCCTGCGGGGCGTGCGGCACCCTCACATCGTGCACGTCTTCGAGTTCATTGAGGTATGCAACGGGAAGCTGTACATTGTGATGGAAGCTGCCGCCACCGACCTACTGCAGGCCGTGCAGCGCAACGGGCACATCCCCGGAGTGCAGGCTCGTGACCTCTTCACGCAGATCGCCGGCGCCGTGCGCTACCTGCACGATCACCACCTGGTGCACCGCGACCTCAAGTGCGAAAACGTGCTGCTGAGCCCGGACGAGCGCCGCGTCAAGCTCACAGACTTCGGCTTTGGCCGCCAAGCTCACGGTTACCCAGACCTGAGCACCACCTACTGCGGCTCCGCCGCCTACGCGTCACCGGAGGTGCTCCTGGGTATCCCCTACGACCCCAAGAAATACGACGTGTGGAGCATGGGCGTCGTGCTCTACGTCATGGTCACCGGGTGCATGCCCTTCGACGACTCGGACATCGCCGGTCTGCCCCGGCGCCAGAAGCGCGGCGTGCTCTACCCCGAAGGCCTGGAGCTCTCCGAGCGCTGCAAGGCCCTGATCGCCGAGCTGCTGCAGTTCAGCCCGTCCGCCAGGCCCTCGGCAGGCCAGGTAGCGCGCAACTGCTGGCTACGCGCCGGGGACTCGGGCTAG